GACCGGACAGCCCGTCATCCACCAGCCATCGGCGTGCACGTCGCGCGGCGCGGTCCACGCTCCGCCTTCCAGGCGCACCAGGCGGATGTCGCGGATCTCGCCGGCGCTGCGGCCGCGGTAGACAACGACAGGGCCGCGCGAGGTGATTGCCGAGGCCGTGGTGCAGCAGTCGCAGGTCGAGATGTCCAGCGGCCACTCGCTCGATTTCGACGGGGCCGCGCCAGGCGTGTTTGACGCGGGCGAGCCGTAGATGGCGGCGCGCAGCATCATCGCGCCATCTCCGTGGCCGTGGCCATCGTCGGCCGGCGCGTTGCCGGGGTGCTGATCGTTGGCGGCCGGAGTGGATGCCGTGGCCTTCTGCCGGCTGTCCAGCCAGGCCATCCCCAGCTCATCGGATGCCTGGGGCCAGAAGGTCACGAATCCGTTGTCGCCTGGCAGATCGGGAAGGCTCACCAGCGTTGGCGGAGACCACGTCCGGCCGCCGTCGCCGGAACGCACCAGATCGATCCCGTAATCCGTATGTCCGTCACCGGTCTGCCGCAGCCAGTGCGCCCAGAGCGAACCGTCCGGCAACGCGTAGACGTGGGGCGTGTCAGCCCAGTTGAGGAACCAGTTGCCGCCGGTGCCTGCGCTGAGTGGATCCGCCCAGGCACCCGGCACACCGGGCGCGGGTGACGCCAACTGGGCAATTCGCAGCTCACGATGATCGTCGGGCGCCGGCTGCACCCAGCTGATCAGCAAATCGCCCTGCGGTGTCGCAACGAGGTCGGGATGCGCCGCTTCGCCAGCGACAGGCAACGCCCACGGTTGGACCCAGGAAAACTTCTCCTGCGCGCCCGGGCTGTCGGCGGGCTCGACAGGCGCTTTGTCGGTGGAACACGCGACCAAGGCCACACAAAGCGCCGCAACCAGCAGCCAGACGGCCGCAAAGCGCCCGCTGCGAGTGGTTCTGATACGTCCGCCGTCCGTCATCGTCCAAGGCCTCATGCAATCGCCGCGGGCATTCTTTCACGGCGGATGGACAACGAGGCCGCGACGTTCCGGTCACGGCCGGTGTTTCAACCCGCAACGGTGACTCAGGAGGACGTCATCCGGTCCCAGAAACCCTTGACGCCATCCATGAACGTCGAGGAGCGCGGCGAATGCCGGCTGGCGTGCTCGCCGGTGAAACTGGTTTCCAGCTTCTGCAGCAACTCGCGTTGTTCGCTGGTGAGATTGACCGGTGTTTCGATGACCACCCGGCAATACAGGTCACCGGGCCGGCGGCTGCGGACCGACTGCACGCCCTTGTCGCGCAGGCGGAAGACCTTGCCGGTCTGGGTCTCGGCGGGAACCTTGAGTTCCACATCTCCGCCCAGCGTCGGCACCCGGATGGAGGCGCCCAGCGCCGCCTGGCCCAGCCGGATCGGCACGTCGCAATGCAGGTCGTCGCCGTCGCGCTGGAAGAACTCGTGCTCCCGCACGCGGACCTCGACGTACAGGTCGCCCGGCGGCGACCCCGCGGGGCCCGCCTCGCCCTCACCGGACAGCCGGATGCGGTCACCGTTGTCCACGCCGGCCGGAATCTTGACCTGCAGGCTCTTGCTGCCTTCGATGCGTCCCTGGCCGTGGCAGTCGCCACAAGGGTTCTCGATCGACTGGCCGCGCCCGCCACAATGCGGACAGGCCTGCTGCATCGAGAAGATGCCGCGCTGGATGCGCACCTGGCCCCGGCCCTGGCAGGTATTGCAGGTGTGCAGCTTGCCGTCGGCCGAGCCGCTGCCCTTGCACTTTGCGCACGAGTCCAGGGTCGGAATTTCGATGCGCTTCTCGATGCCGGCCACCGCATCTTCCAGCGACAGCTCCATCACATAGCCGACGTCGGCGCCGCGACGCGGGCCGCGGCCACCGCCGCCA
The genomic region above belongs to Lysobacter avium and contains:
- a CDS encoding sialidase family protein, with protein sequence MALVACSTDKAPVEPADSPGAQEKFSWVQPWALPVAGEAAHPDLVATPQGDLLISWVQPAPDDHRELRIAQLASPAPGVPGAWADPLSAGTGGNWFLNWADTPHVYALPDGSLWAHWLRQTGDGHTDYGIDLVRSGDGGRTWSPPTLVSLPDLPGDNGFVTFWPQASDELGMAWLDSRQKATASTPAANDQHPGNAPADDGHGHGDGAMMLRAAIYGSPASNTPGAAPSKSSEWPLDISTCDCCTTASAITSRGPVVVYRGRSAGEIRDIRLVRLEGGAWTAPRDVHADGWWMTGCPVNGPVVVAEGDTVWVAWYTEADGQPELRLARSDDAGDSFGVPLAVANGPQVLGRLGLGLAQGHVLLSWLQEGDGGDGQQLMLSRIDRGLGAAHSIPVAALAARGRASGIPRLAVLDEAAWLVWGEVVDGTPTLKGAVVQ
- the dnaJ gene encoding molecular chaperone DnaJ; the encoded protein is MSKRDYYEVLGVSRTASSDELKKAYRRCAMKFHPDRNPDDATAEASFKECKEAYEVLSDDSRRRMYDQHGHAAFEHGMGGGGGGYSDDMGDIFGDIFGNIFGGGGGGRGPRRGADVGYVMELSLEDAVAGIEKRIEIPTLDSCAKCKGSGSADGKLHTCNTCQGRGQVRIQRGIFSMQQACPHCGGRGQSIENPCGDCHGQGRIEGSKSLQVKIPAGVDNGDRIRLSGEGEAGPAGSPPGDLYVEVRVREHEFFQRDGDDLHCDVPIRLGQAALGASIRVPTLGGDVELKVPAETQTGKVFRLRDKGVQSVRSRRPGDLYCRVVIETPVNLTSEQRELLQKLETSFTGEHASRHSPRSSTFMDGVKGFWDRMTSS